The genomic segment CATCAGCCACGCGCGGCAGCGCGTTGGCTGGATGCGCTGGTTAGCTCTTTTTCTTCTTTGAGTCGTTCCGCAATCCAAACTTTGATAATCGATTGCCGGGTAACACCCAGGCGCGATGCCTGAAAGTCGAGCGAATCAATGACCCACTGGGGAAAATCCACATTCACCCGTTTCTGCTCCAGGCCGGGGCGGCGGGCACGCGTATAATCAAGGTGGGACGTGATGTCGCCACCCTCGTCAAAAATTCGGTCCAATTCACTGGCCTTGATCGTAGTTTTGTTTTTCTTCATCTCTGGATCTCCTTACTGATATGATTCTGAACTTATCATTACGGGTGGTGTAAATCCCCGTCCAATGAACGTCGCCCAATCGGGCAATGATGGCTTCTCTCGGTTCGTCTTCGGACCGGGCTGGCACAATCAGCCGTGACTCGTCCTGCCATAAGCTTTGGGCCGTGAGAAAATCAATGCCATGCTTCAATCGGTTCTTCTCGGACTTATCCGGGTCAAACTCGAACTCCATTTTGGTATATTAACTATACCTTTACGGAATGTCAAGGCCAAGGTGTTTCTGATCAGCTAACGTCCCCGATGACCTGCCACCACTTGCTTTTGACACCAAAGGCTGCTCCGCAGCCGACGTGCCAAAAGTGCCGAAGGCATGGCGGTTAGGTCCATCGGTCTGTTCGCATTTTTGTTTTCTGAAGGCAGGTCCAAACGCCGACATGGTCAGATAGCTCTGTGCCATCGCTGGAATAACGCGAGACAATCTGTGGCGTCGAGGCTGTAAGGCTCTGAGAAACTGCAATGTGGTCAATGAGCTGACCGCCATTCTCGTCCCTTATTCCTTCCGTTATAATCTTCATATTCGATGGAATTGCCCGTGCAAGCGCATCGTAGACGTGTATCGGCTGGCTTGCTATCGGAATTCTTTGGTTAAAATCGCCGAGAAGGCAAATTGGCACGGATTGTGAGGATGAGCGAGCGAGCACACTTGCTAGACCTGCGCAGAATGCCAGATGATCCTCCCATTGTCTTCTGTTCTTTTTGCCGTTGCGCACATGTGCATCGCGCCAGGGTATGCACACGCCAATGAAACGTATTCCGTCCGAAACACCTGAGACAAATCTGCCGGTTGGCATGTCGGCATCGCCAACAATATCAATCTCAGTAAAGGGGCTCTTGCTCCATAGAATTACTTTTCTTTGGTCAGCCTCATTCTTGTATCCATAGTCGGGGTCGGACTCGATGCGGTATCCTTCCGGGACCATTTGTATGACTGTCTCTGTGAAACCGATGACATCTGGATCAAGTGCCGCAATGCACCCTTGGATAAGCTTCCCAGTCGCACCCGCTGGACTTTTCCACTGAAGATTCCATGTGAG from the Candidatus Methylacidiphilales bacterium genome contains:
- a CDS encoding endonuclease/exonuclease/phosphatase family protein, which encodes MTCLTWNLQWKSPAGATGKLIQGCIAALDPDVIGFTETVIQMVPEGYRIESDPDYGYKNEADQRKVILWSKSPFTEIDIVGDADMPTGRFVSGVSDGIRFIGVCIPWRDAHVRNGKKNRRQWEDHLAFCAGLASVLARSSSQSVPICLLGDFNQRIPIASQPIHVYDALARAIPSNMKIITEGIRDENGGQLIDHIAVSQSLTASTPQIVSRYSSDGTELSDHVGVWTCLQKTKMRTDRWT
- a CDS encoding BrnT family toxin gives rise to the protein MEFEFDPDKSEKNRLKHGIDFLTAQSLWQDESRLIVPARSEDEPREAIIARLGDVHWTGIYTTRNDKFRIISVRRSRDEEKQNYDQGQ